The following proteins come from a genomic window of Corynebacterium crudilactis:
- the cobT gene encoding nicotinate-nucleotide--dimethylbenzimidazole phosphoribosyltransferase: protein MVPAELFARVEFPDHKILAKAKEFQGSLTKPPGSLGKLEELGCFISACQGQVPPRPLNNSKIVVFAGDHGVAAKGVSAYPSSVSLQMAENITAGGAAINVMARAAGASVRLVDVSLDHEAWGDERVARSCGSIDVEDAMTQEQVERALEIGKRIADQEVDAGADILIPGDLGIGNTTPAATLIGMFTLAEPVVVIGRGTGIDDEGWKLKVSAIRDAMFRARDFRQDPIAIARMISSPDLAAMAGFIAQASVRRTPVLLDGVVVTSAALLANKLAPGARRWFIAGHRSTEPAHSIALDALALTPILEFNMALGEGSGGAAALPLVKIAVDLMTDMSTMDDAGVDGPVESEHSVETS from the coding sequence ATGGTTCCAGCAGAGCTTTTTGCGCGTGTGGAATTTCCTGATCATAAGATCCTAGCCAAGGCGAAGGAATTCCAAGGCTCCTTGACCAAGCCTCCTGGATCTTTAGGGAAATTAGAAGAGCTTGGCTGCTTCATTTCTGCCTGCCAAGGACAAGTTCCCCCACGGCCTCTCAATAACTCAAAAATCGTGGTTTTTGCTGGTGATCACGGTGTGGCTGCCAAAGGGGTATCCGCATACCCATCTTCCGTGAGCCTTCAAATGGCCGAGAATATTACCGCTGGTGGCGCTGCTATCAACGTAATGGCCCGCGCTGCTGGTGCATCTGTTCGCTTGGTTGATGTCTCCTTAGATCATGAAGCATGGGGCGATGAACGCGTTGCTCGCTCTTGTGGCTCCATCGACGTTGAAGATGCCATGACGCAAGAACAAGTGGAACGTGCATTAGAGATCGGTAAGCGCATTGCTGATCAAGAAGTTGATGCTGGTGCCGATATCCTTATCCCAGGCGATTTAGGCATTGGCAATACCACACCTGCTGCCACTTTGATCGGCATGTTTACCTTGGCTGAACCAGTAGTAGTTATCGGGCGCGGCACCGGCATTGATGACGAAGGCTGGAAGCTCAAGGTCTCCGCGATTCGTGATGCCATGTTCCGTGCACGCGACTTCCGCCAAGATCCCATCGCCATCGCTCGCATGATCTCCTCACCAGATCTCGCAGCCATGGCAGGTTTCATTGCACAGGCTTCGGTGCGCAGAACTCCAGTGCTTCTCGACGGCGTCGTAGTCACCTCTGCAGCCTTGCTTGCAAACAAACTCGCACCTGGTGCCCGCCGCTGGTTTATTGCCGGTCACCGCTCTACAGAACCTGCGCACTCCATCGCTTTAGATGCACTCGCACTGACCCCAATTTTAGAGTTCAACATGGCTCTTGGCGAAGGCTCCGGCGGTGCTGCTGCCCTACCATTAGTCAAAATTGCAGTGGATTTGATGACTGATATGTCCACCATGGATGACGCAGGCGTTGATGGCCCTGTTGAATCAGAGCACAGCGTAGAAACCTCCTAG
- a CDS encoding bifunctional adenosylcobinamide kinase/adenosylcobinamide-phosphate guanylyltransferase: MRTLVLGGARSGKSVFAESLVGSGPVLYVATARSFGDDKEFSQRIAIHAQRRPASWLVNDEEDVEKLLTSPPAMPVLVDDLGTWLTHATDQCGAQAWEAPSAPLDAKIEALIDAIRHFPGDDLVIVSPEVGMGIIPEFKSGRIFRDRIGTLNQQIAEICERVVFVVAGLPLELKTF; this comes from the coding sequence ATGCGCACTTTAGTTCTTGGCGGGGCTAGATCAGGCAAGTCTGTTTTTGCAGAATCACTTGTTGGATCTGGCCCCGTTTTGTATGTGGCTACGGCTAGATCTTTTGGCGATGATAAAGAGTTTTCGCAGCGCATCGCGATACATGCACAGCGCCGTCCTGCCTCTTGGTTGGTCAACGATGAGGAAGACGTCGAAAAGCTTCTTACCAGCCCGCCTGCAATGCCGGTGCTTGTCGATGACCTCGGCACCTGGCTCACCCATGCGACGGACCAATGCGGCGCGCAAGCATGGGAGGCACCTTCAGCGCCGCTTGATGCCAAAATCGAAGCGCTTATCGACGCCATCCGGCACTTTCCTGGCGATGATCTAGTAATCGTTTCTCCCGAAGTTGGTATGGGAATTATTCCGGAATTTAAGTCCGGCAGGATTTTTCGCGATCGAATTGGCACACTTAATCAGCAGATCGCAGAGATTTGCGAGAGGGTTGTCTTCGTAGTGGCTGGTCTGCCGCTAGAGTTAAAAACGTTCTAA
- a CDS encoding DUF3043 domain-containing protein: protein MKLPWDKNKNSESAEAAGQGVSSATESIAAEPAQQDLPKGYTAPKGRPTPKRREVELERGIVGGQSLAPSDTYAQQRQKRKEFKASMTKEEFKAYKQKERDARLKRQRDTQAAMDRGEEAYLMDRDKGEVRRFARDWVDSRRFLSNFVMPVAIALLVVMLIGNFNPEFAATASMVAMVLMLGFLIEGITTGRRVNKAARAQFPDSTETGFGLGYYAYSRSVQPRKWRTPRARVEIGAEV from the coding sequence GTGAAACTTCCTTGGGATAAAAATAAGAACTCTGAAAGTGCTGAGGCTGCAGGCCAAGGCGTCAGCTCAGCCACCGAATCAATCGCTGCAGAACCTGCACAACAGGACCTGCCAAAGGGGTATACTGCTCCAAAGGGACGTCCCACCCCAAAGCGTCGTGAGGTTGAGCTGGAGCGTGGAATCGTTGGAGGCCAGTCGCTTGCGCCTTCCGATACTTACGCGCAGCAGCGTCAGAAGCGTAAAGAATTTAAGGCTTCTATGACTAAGGAAGAGTTCAAGGCGTATAAGCAAAAAGAGCGTGATGCTCGTCTTAAACGTCAGCGTGATACTCAAGCTGCAATGGATCGTGGTGAAGAAGCTTATTTGATGGATCGCGATAAGGGCGAGGTTCGTCGTTTTGCTCGCGATTGGGTCGATTCTCGTCGTTTCCTTTCCAACTTCGTCATGCCTGTGGCTATTGCACTGTTGGTCGTCATGTTGATCGGTAACTTCAATCCTGAATTCGCAGCTACTGCTTCCATGGTGGCTATGGTCTTGATGTTGGGCTTCCTGATCGAGGGCATCACTACTGGTCGTCGTGTCAATAAGGCTGCTCGTGCGCAGTTCCCTGACTCTACTGAGACTGGTTTTGGTCTTGGTTACTACGCCTACTCACGTTCTGTGCAGCCTCGCAAATGGCGCACCCCTCGTGCACGCGTTGAAATCGGTGCCGAAGTTTAG